Genomic segment of Paraburkholderia fungorum:
CCTCATCGCTATGCCGGTAGTGGCATTTGCCCAAACGGATACCGCTCCTTCCGGCGACTCATTGAGCCGGGCCCAAGTCAAGCACGACCAGTTAAATGTCGAGCGAGCGGGTTATAACAACTCGATCGGCGATCAAACGTCGTATCCGCGCGAGGCGCAAGCGGCAGAGGCACGGGTGGGTGCACAGCAGGTACGTAGCGCGGAAAGCGGGAGTTACGGCGGCGTGATGCCCGGGTCGTCTGCCTCGGGCGCGCCCGAGCAGATCAGGCAGCCCGCACACACGGGAGGCGCACCCGGAACCAAGCCGGTCTATTTCGGACAGTAATCTCGAATCGTTTGATGAGTAGCCTGGATTGCGCAGATGTTCGATGCAGAGCACCTGCGCAATCCAGCGTAAGGGCTGAGAAAATATCTGCACGCATCAGCTGATGGGCGACCAACCAGTCAAACTATTCAATTTTCCAAAGAGCGTACACAGAAGCGCTCATGGCGCACCATCAAATCGTTGAGCTGTGCCGTCTACCACTAAGAAAATAGCCACATTTATACGTTCCATCCTTTTCTGGCGCCATTGCCGTAGATCTCGCGTTGACTCGGGTAAGTCACGTCACTCGGCATGTGTATGGAGCAATAGGCGGCATGCACCGACCGTGCTGCTATCTGCTCGAATCCGGATGCGCGGGCTTGACACTCACAAACCTATACGTCCTGTCGATGGGAATGGGGCTTGCTGGTGCTCGGCTATTCGCTAACACCAATCAATGCATACGAAGCTGTCAATGAACGAATCGGAGTTGGAACAACGCGCCGAAGAAATAGAGCTGGCACTGGCCGATATCTTCGAGTCGCCCAAGGCTCCCGCTATGAGCAGTTATGACGAAGGCACGCGGCTTTTTGTGCAGATTTCGTGGGTCGTAGAATCTCGCGGCGACACGACGCTGGACGCTCGGCGCGTCCTTACGCTGACATTCGCAACTGCACAATTCGAGAGATATGCAGAGATGGACACGGCGCATCGCAAGACTTTCCAGTCTCGCTTACGCGCGTGGGTCAAGCATCGATTTGCAGAGCAGCGCGACGGAGCCGTGACGCCAGACGATTGCTCGCTGGAAGCGGCGGTGCCGGACGAGCTATTTTCCTGAAACCCATTCAGATTGGAAAAATTCGGGGTGACTGGTTACTGCCTACCCCCGCACATTCGCGTTCGACCTGCCAAACTGCCCACACCAAACAATCGCAAAATCCGAAACGCCGCACGTTAGCGACGTGCGCCAATTCACGCAAAGCGCTCGTGATCGGTCCGAGCGCAAATCGCCTTTCTAGACGATACCGCGTAACCTGCCCTCGAGTCGATTCGCAAGGACGTATTGGAGTTTGTCGAGTGAGAGTGGCTTGGTCAGGTGGTAATCGAAGCCTGCCGCGAGCGCCCGCGACTTGTCAGATTCCGATGCGTAGCCAGTCAGCGCCACCAACATGACGTCGTCGAGATTCGCATTGCGACGAACTCGCTGAGCCACTTCGAAACCGTCCATTTCCGGCATTCCGACATCGATGATCGCCACCTCCGGATGCCGCTCCATCATCAATTGCAGCGCGTCTCGCCCGTTGTCTGCTGTCGTGACCTCGTGTCCTTCCAGTTCGAGCAACACGCCGAGTGCCTGCAGGGCGTCGCGGTTATCATCCACGAGTAGCAGTCGGGCCGCAGTCGTGACGGTATGCTTTTCGGCGGCAGCCAGCAGCTCTTCACCTGCCGACGCTCGCAATATTGGCAGCCTCAGCGTCACAGATGTGCCGCGTCCAGGCCCTTCGCTGTAAAGGGCAATCGTGCCACCGTGGAGTTCGACCATGCGCTTTGCCACGGCTAGCCCGATTCCCAAGCCACCTGCTGCGTGAGCTTTTCCACGAGTAGTTTGTGCAAACAGATCGAACAGGTGCGGCTGGACCGCAGTATCGATACCCATGCCGTCATCAGTGATGGCGATAATGACTGAGCCGGCGGGCGCGTCATCCAGACTTCCGTTCTCGACTTCAACAGAGATTTCGATATTGCCGCCCGCCGGCGTGTATTTGGCGGAGTTCGACAGAAGGTTGCCCAGCACCTGGCTCAACCGGACATGGTCGGCGCGCACATAAACGGGCAGTTCCAGCCCTTTGATGACCAGCTTGTGCCGGCGCGATTCGACATGATGCTTGATCGCGGTGACGGCATCGAACGCAATGTCGTTAAGCGTGGTGTCGCTGGGCCTGACGGCCAGTTTTCCGTGCTGCAAGCGCGCGGCATCGAGGAGGTCGTCGACGAGGGTTCGCAAATGCCTCATCTGCTTTTGTGCAATATCGAGCACATCGACGGCCTGTCGATTCTCGGCGCACAAACGCTTCGCCGCGCCGACCGCACTGTCGATCGGCGCCATTGGGTTGCGCAGTTCGTGCCCGAGCATGGCGATGAAATCATTGTGGCGGCGATCGCTTTCTTCGCTGGTATCCCGAGCGTTGATAATGGTAAGCGACGAGCCGGCGAAGACGGCAAGATTCGATAGAAGCCTGACGTCTTCGAGATCGAAGCTGCATTCGTCGGTATGCGACATGACCCAGATTGCACCCAGATCCTGTCCCATCAAACTGATCGGCACGACTATGCCTTCCTGCACCGATACGCCGGGAAACGCGAGACACGAAAACCGTTCCTGTGGCCTGACGAATAGCTGCGGGGTTTGAGCCTCCAGTGCCACTGCACAAGGGCACTCTTCCCACGTTGTGATCTTTCCGCGCAGATCGGCACATAGCCCTGAGACCGAGAGCCATCTGAAGACCCGCGCATTACCGGCTGCCTCGATCAGGCTGATGCCTGCGCTGCCGGCGCGGCAGAGCGACAGCGCGGCATCCGCGATGGTTTGCAACAGATCGGTGCGGGGTCCGGCCTGAGCACGCGCCAGCGTCACGAGTGAACGGTTTTCTGCCGCGTAATCAGGCGCCCGCGCAACGCGCCGGGCAAGCTCGTCGGTTTGCCCGAGCGTGCAATTGCTGTTCATGCGATATGGAAAAGAGAAAGCCAGAAGGGGCGCCCTGCGTATTGACTCTACAGCGGCAACATTTGCCGACACGAGATACGCAAGAACGCTGGTCTAACATTAGGGGAAGCAATAGCGGAAGTCAACGAAGTACGTTGTTTGCGGCGCGTGACAATGACCAAATGCGGAACGGTTCACGTACGCCTTTGCCCACTCCGCAAAAATGGGCCTGTCCCAGGGTGACGACGGTCATCTTTACGCATATCTTCTTCCATCCCGGCATTGTGTTCATTACGCGCGGTGCCGGCTGTGCACGGTCAAGCACGAACGCGTGATGTTGCTGTGCATTCGCTCCAGCAATTTTTCGGAGTCGCTCCCCTACTGAACAACGCCCATCGCTTCACTGCACCGTATTCACACAGGAATACACCTTGCTGTCTAACGTGATCCATACGGAGGCCTCTGCTCCGTTTCACGTCACCCCCAAGGAGTCGAGTCATGCCCGAAACTCAGGATCAATTCACCATGCAGGATCCTCTGACTCAATATCCGCAACCTGATTTCGAGCGTCAGCCTCAATCTGAGCCCGGCCTTGCCAAAGACATGACGCCGCGACCGGATCATGGAGAGACAAGCTACAAAGGGTTCGGGCGGCTCGCCGGACGCCGGGCACTGATCACCGGTGCGGATAGCGGAATAGGCCGCGCGGTTGCGATCGCCTTTGCTCGCGAAGGCGCCGACATCGCGATGAACTATCTGCCTAGTGAAGAAAAAGATGCGCGGGAAGTCATGCAGCTCATCGAAGACGCAGGACGCAAGGCAGTCGCGTTGCCAGGTAACATTGCCGACGAGGCTTTTTGCAAACGTCTGGTCGATGAATCCGTCGCGGGCCTGGGCGGTCTCGATATCCTCGTGAATGTCGCGGGCAAACAGACGTTCGTCGAAAATATCGCCGATCTCGCCACCGAGCAGATCGAAGCAACTTTCCGCACCAATGTTTTTGCAATGTTCTGGCTATGCAAAGCCGCTCTGCCCCATCTCCCGCCGGGCGCGACGATCATCAATACGACGTCGATCCAGAGCTATCAACCAAGTCCCGGTTTGCTCGACTATGCATGCACCAAGGCGGCAATTACTGCCTTTACCCATGCGTTCGCCAAGCAGGTGATCGGCAAGGGCGTGCGGGTCAACGCGGTTGCGCCTGGACCCGTCTGGACCCCGTTGCAGCCAAGCGGAGGCCAGCCGCAGGAAAAGGTCGAAAAATTCGGTTCGGAGGCTCCGATGAAACGCCCCGGTCAACCAGCCGAACTTGCACCGATCTATGTGGTTCTGGCGTCGCAGGAATCGAGCTTTGTCACCGGTGAGGTGTATGGCGTGACAGGTGGCAATCATTTGCCCTGATCGGGATTTTTAGGGCCGCGTCGAAATCCCGGCGCTATCCGGGGCGGCCAACGTCACTCCACTGCGTTGCGCCGACTATCCGGGCTACCCGCCCGGAGGACTTTGAATCCCACTCGGGGAAAGATATGGACCTAGGCATCAAGGGGCGCGTCGCGCTCGTCAGCGGTGCGGACTCTGGCATTGGCTTCGCCACCGCGACGCTACTGGCAGCGGAAGGCGCCAGTGTTGTCATCACTGATAAATCGCAGGCGGCGCTGGACGAGGCGGCGCAAAAGCTTCCTTTGGGCATCCATGCGTTCGCCGCGGATCTGACGGACGTTACGCAAATAGCCTCATTAAAAAAGCGGGTGCTGGACGCAGTCGGCGCGCCGCAGATTCTTGTCAATGCGGCAGGAGTGACCGGCGCAACCGGCCTGTTCCACGAAATCGACGACCAAGGCTGGCTGGATACGCTCAACATCGATCTGATGTCGCCGGTCCGTCTGGTGCGCGCGTTCATCGACGAAATGAGGGCAAGCGGCTGGGGCCGCATCGTTTTACTGGCATCCGAAGATGCGGTGCAACCGTACGTCGATGAACTGCCCTACTGCGCCGCAAAAGCGGCCGTGCTGAATCTCGCCAAAGGTTTGTCGAAAACCTACGCAAAAGAAGGTGTGCTGGTGAATGCCGTTTCACCCGCCTTTATAGCGACACCGATGACGGACGCGATGATGCGCAAGCGAGCCAATGAAAAAGGCACCGACTTCGACGAAGCGATCGCGAGCTTTCTGGACGAAGAGCGGCCGTTCATGGAATTGAAAAGACGAGGCAAAGCTGACGAAGTAGCGTCCGTCGTTGCCTTTCTGTGTTCGGAACGCGCGAGTTTCGTAAATGGCAGCAATTACCGGGTCGATTCGGGATCGGTTGCTACCGTCTGATGCGAGGCTCGCGACGCTCTGCCGGCCAGTCACTTCACCACCGCAACCAGGGGTAACAACATGAGTATCCTCTCAGCAATAGGCCTGACGAACAGCAAGAAAATCCGTTACGCGATTGTCGGACTCGGTGACATCGCGCAGGAAGCGATGATGCCTGGCGTCGACCATACCGGGAATTCGGAGATCACCGCCCTCGTCTCTGGAGATCCCGAAAAGGCGCAGCAGGTGGCCGAGCAATATGGCGTGACCGACGTCTACCGGTATGAGCAGTTCGACCAGATGCTTTCATCGGGGAAGATCGACGCGATCTATCTCGCTACGCCGAACTGGCGACATGCGGAGTTCGCCATTCCCGCATTACGCGCGGGCATACATGTGCTGGTGGAAAAGCCGCTCGAAGTATCGACCGAACAGTGCAAGGCAATTGCAGAAGCCGCGAATGCGTCGACGGCAAAGCTGATGGTGGCTTATCGATTGCATTTTGAACCTGCCACGCTGTCCGCTATCGAGCGTATTCGTTCAGGCGAGCTGGGCGAGATCATTCTGTTT
This window contains:
- a CDS encoding SDR family NAD(P)-dependent oxidoreductase, encoding MDLGIKGRVALVSGADSGIGFATATLLAAEGASVVITDKSQAALDEAAQKLPLGIHAFAADLTDVTQIASLKKRVLDAVGAPQILVNAAGVTGATGLFHEIDDQGWLDTLNIDLMSPVRLVRAFIDEMRASGWGRIVLLASEDAVQPYVDELPYCAAKAAVLNLAKGLSKTYAKEGVLVNAVSPAFIATPMTDAMMRKRANEKGTDFDEAIASFLDEERPFMELKRRGKADEVASVVAFLCSERASFVNGSNYRVDSGSVATV
- a CDS encoding DUF4148 domain-containing protein, with amino-acid sequence MNTIKRAVAVAALIAMPVVAFAQTDTAPSGDSLSRAQVKHDQLNVERAGYNNSIGDQTSYPREAQAAEARVGAQQVRSAESGSYGGVMPGSSASGAPEQIRQPAHTGGAPGTKPVYFGQ
- a CDS encoding hybrid sensor histidine kinase/response regulator; its protein translation is MSANVAAVESIRRAPLLAFSFPYRMNSNCTLGQTDELARRVARAPDYAAENRSLVTLARAQAGPRTDLLQTIADAALSLCRAGSAGISLIEAAGNARVFRWLSVSGLCADLRGKITTWEECPCAVALEAQTPQLFVRPQERFSCLAFPGVSVQEGIVVPISLMGQDLGAIWVMSHTDECSFDLEDVRLLSNLAVFAGSSLTIINARDTSEESDRRHNDFIAMLGHELRNPMAPIDSAVGAAKRLCAENRQAVDVLDIAQKQMRHLRTLVDDLLDAARLQHGKLAVRPSDTTLNDIAFDAVTAIKHHVESRRHKLVIKGLELPVYVRADHVRLSQVLGNLLSNSAKYTPAGGNIEISVEVENGSLDDAPAGSVIIAITDDGMGIDTAVQPHLFDLFAQTTRGKAHAAGGLGIGLAVAKRMVELHGGTIALYSEGPGRGTSVTLRLPILRASAGEELLAAAEKHTVTTAARLLLVDDNRDALQALGVLLELEGHEVTTADNGRDALQLMMERHPEVAIIDVGMPEMDGFEVAQRVRRNANLDDVMLVALTGYASESDKSRALAAGFDYHLTKPLSLDKLQYVLANRLEGRLRGIV
- a CDS encoding SDR family oxidoreductase gives rise to the protein MPETQDQFTMQDPLTQYPQPDFERQPQSEPGLAKDMTPRPDHGETSYKGFGRLAGRRALITGADSGIGRAVAIAFAREGADIAMNYLPSEEKDAREVMQLIEDAGRKAVALPGNIADEAFCKRLVDESVAGLGGLDILVNVAGKQTFVENIADLATEQIEATFRTNVFAMFWLCKAALPHLPPGATIINTTSIQSYQPSPGLLDYACTKAAITAFTHAFAKQVIGKGVRVNAVAPGPVWTPLQPSGGQPQEKVEKFGSEAPMKRPGQPAELAPIYVVLASQESSFVTGEVYGVTGGNHLP
- a CDS encoding DUF3022 domain-containing protein, with the protein product MNESELEQRAEEIELALADIFESPKAPAMSSYDEGTRLFVQISWVVESRGDTTLDARRVLTLTFATAQFERYAEMDTAHRKTFQSRLRAWVKHRFAEQRDGAVTPDDCSLEAAVPDELFS